A stretch of DNA from Anaerobacillus isosaccharinicus:
AAAGACTGATATGATTGCAGGATCTCTCTTTCCATTTCTCCTCTGTCACCAAATACTAATGAAATAATAATCCCTTTACTTTCTTTTGGAAAATGCTCTTTCATGTATTCAATTCCAGCTTGGCGATATCTTTTAACCAAACCTAAAGGTGATAAAGGCTTTTCTTCACAATTTTTATTTGAGACTGTTTTTGGGGTGAATTGAAAATAGATACTTCTTGTTACTAAGTATTCTTTATAATCAAAGCTATAAAAATTGCGACTCTCAGGTGGTTCCTTATACGTCCCCTCAAAAAAACATTTATTGCCATAATTCAATGTTTGTAAATGAGTTAGTTCCTCACTATTCTTTGCAAAATAGTTAATTTGAACATTCTCATTCTCAGTAGTTTTTAATTCAAAGGTTAGCTTATTTCCATTTAAATTAGGAATTGAGTTTATTTGTCCTACGATCGAGTTATGAGTTGGTAATGACGGTGGGGGTGTAAAATAAAAGGGGTTAATATAGAAAAAGACGAAAGTAATAACTGCAGAAATGTTCAGTAATTGATGGTGTTTATTTCTATATAACAAAAAAATTAGGGCTAACATTAGAAAAAGAGAGAAACTATGAAAGCCCTGTATTCGTAATATTACACTACAAATTGCAGCAATAACTAAAATATATATCTTTCCAAACACTTCGAAAAAAACCTCCTATCAAGCTTGGCTTTCTTCAGTGCCTATGAGATGTCCTTATGTTGTGTAGAGGAATAGGCTATTAGCTTCTTCTTTTAATGTTTTTAACTCTTCTTCACTAAGGCCTGCTTGCTCTAATTTTGTTAATAAAGACGCTGTGAAAGCTAACTTTTCCGCTGATTTTAAATCTAGTATCATTTCTTCTAACTCAACCTGTTCCACATGTACACCAGCATTTTCAAACAATTCAATTGCATATGGATGATTTTTGTAATCTTTCGCATAATAAACTTTTTTAATACCACTTTGAATTATTGCTTTTGTACAGTTTAAACAAGGAAAATGAGTAACGTAAATTTCTGCTTGCGCAGTAGGTACACCAAATTTGGCACATTGTAATAATGCGTTTATTTCAGCGTGGATCGTTCGTATGCAATGATTGTTCTCAACATAGCAGTTGTCATCGCTACAATGTTCCCCACCTGAAATTGATCCATTATAACCCCCTGCAATAATTCGTTTATCCCTTACAATCGTTGCCCCTACCATTAAACGTGTACAAGTGCTCCTTAATGCAAGCAAGTGACTCTGAGCCATAAAATATTGATCCCAAGATATACGTGACAAAAAATGTCCCTCCTAAAAAGTAAATCTATTCCCTTCAGTTTAGACAAAACATGACACGTTCGTCAAATGGTAATTAGAATGTAGAATGTAGAATGTAGAAAACTTTGTGATTTTTTCACAAGTTTTCTACATTCATAATTCATAATTCATAATTCATAATTCATAATTCATAATTACTCTTGGCTTTTTTCAAGGGCTTGTTGTAAGTCATTAAGAATGTCATTTATGTTTTCGATTCCAACCGATAGGCGAATTAACTCAGGGGTCACACCTGCAGACCGTTGCTCAGCTTCTGTCAACTGCTGATGTGTTGTGCTTGCTGGATGGATAACTAGAGACTTTGCATCACCAACATTGGCAACATGGGAAAATAGATTTAGGGCATTAATAAATTTCTTACCTTCCTCAGTACCACCTTTAATACCAAAGGTTAAAATTGCTCCTTTTCCGTTTGGTAGATATTTTTCTGCTAATTGATAGCTCGGATGACTTTCTAAACCCGGATAGCTTACCCATTCTACTAATGAGTTTTCGTCTAAGTAATTCGCTACCTTTAACGCGTTTTCACAATGGCGTTCTAAACGTAAATGCAATGTTTCAAGACCTTGAAGTAATAAGAATGAATTTAGAGGTGCAATCGCAGGACCAATATCGCGTAATAATTGAACACGAGCTTTAATGATATATGCTAAATTACCTAACGCTTCTGAGTAAACAATTCCATGATAGCTTGGATCTGGTTCAGATAATCCTGGGAACTTTCCATTCCCCCAATCAAACTTTCCTCCGTCTACGATAACCCCACCAATTGATGTTCCATGACCACCAATAAATTTAGTTGCTGAATGAATAACGATATCTGCTCCGTGTTCAATTGGACGACATAAAGCAGGGGTAGAAAATGTAGCATCAACCATTAATGGAATCCCATTTTCGTGAGCAATTGAAGAAACTGCTTCTAAATCAAGAACGTCCCCTTTTGGATTTCCAATAATTTCTCCGTAAAGTAGCTTTGTTTTATCATTAATAGCTGCGCGGTAATTTTCTGGATTTGTTCCATCTACAAAATGAGCTTTTATCCCTAACTTCCTTAACGTATGTGCGAAAAGATTATATGTACCCCCGTATAATGAACTTGAAGCAACTATTTCATCTCCACTTTCACATATATTTAAAATTGCCAATGTAATCGCAGATTGACCGCTTGCAGTAGCTAGAGCTGCTACTCCGCCTTCAAGTTCTGCAACCCGCTTCTCAAAAACATCTTGGGTTGGATTCATAATTCTTGTATAAATATTTCCAGGTTCAGCTAAAGAAAATAGATTTGCCGCATGATCCGTGTCTTTGAATACGTAAGAGGTTGTTTGATAGATCGGAACTGCCCTCGATAAAGTATTACTATCAGCTTCTTGTCCACCGTGTACTGCAATCGTTTCTAAACTCCAGTTTCTTTCAGTCATTTTTAAATTCCTCCCCTTTACTAAAACTATGATTCGATTACTAATAAAACTAAAAAAACTCTTCCTCATGGTAGAGAGAAGAGTTTATGATCTGCTTCTTTCTCTCATTTTTCAGAACTATACGCTCTGTTGGATTTAGCACCTTGTATTTTCACACTGGTTGCCGGGTTTCATAGGGCCAATCCCTCCACCTCTCTCAATAAGAGTGTTCATTAATTTGTTGTTGAGGTGATTATACTGTTTTCCAATAAGAATTGTCAATAATTTCTGAAAAAATAATTTATTACTTTACATCAATGAAATCTACCATTTTCTCAACTGTTTTCTTCCCTATACCCGAAACATTAACAAGATCATCTACACTTTTAAACTTCCCAAACTCATCACGATAAGAAATAATTGCCGAAGCTTTAGCTGGACCTATTCCAGGGATTTTTTCTAATTCTTCAGCCTTAGCGGTGTTAATATTAATTTTCCCATTATCTTTAGAAGTGGTTAAAATTGTTGCTAACTTCTCTATTTCTTCATCGCCGTGTTTTGGAACAAAAATGACCATTTCATCCTCTAATAATAAAGCTAGATTTATCGCATCCCGATTGGCCTCTTCCATAAAACCACTAGCTTTTTCAACTGCGTGGACGACTCTCTCGCCCTGGTTCATTTCATACACTCCAGGTTTAACTACTGCTCCTTTAATATCAACAATTAACTTCTCACTTTTTTCTTCTAACTGCTTCACTGGTTCTTCCGTGTCTTTCTCAATAACTAACGTTTGAAAATGACCATTCGTATCTCTACTGTTGTCAAAATTCCCAATAAAGCTTACACTAAAAATTAAAGCAACTGTACATACTGCAATTAGAAAGAGACTATTACGTTTTAATTTCATCATGTTTGGTACCCCCTAAAAATGAATTGTAAAAGGAAAATATAAATGAGTGTACACTTACAGCTAAAAAAACAAATGACTAATTTTATTGCTGCCGAAAAAAAATATAAAGAATTAGATAAAAGAAGAGAAGAAAAGATTGAAGAGGTAATAAAAGAAGCAAGGGCTAATAAAGATTTTTCTCTAAATGAAGTAAATGCTCTAACTGAGGAATTAAACAACTTAAGGAGATCGTTTGGTTTTCTACCTATGAGAAAGACGGTCACAAAAGAAATGGTGTTCGATTACATTAATCGAGACTAAATAGTAGAGGTTGTCCTAAAGAGGGCGGCCTCTTACTTTTTCTAAGCACTAGATGGTTTTCCTCCAAATAAACAAATTATGTCATAATCATTTTCCTTGCAACATAGACTTAAGGGTAAGAATGTTCGAGAAAGAGGGGGTTGAACACGTGAAAATAGGTATTATCGGAACTGGTAGTATGGGGAGCATTCTAATTGAATCGTTCATCGAATCAACAGCAGTAACCCCATCTCAACTTATCATCACAAATCGAACGATTGAAAAAGCCTATGCCTTTAAGGAAAAATTCCCTGATCTGCAAGTAGTTGAATCTTCCAAAGATGTAGCTCGTGCGGCTGATATATTGTTTATTTGTGTAAAACCATTACAATTTCAATCACTCCTAAAGGAGTTAAATTCCGTATTAACTAAAGAACAATTGCTTATTTCAATTACTAGTCCAATTTCCATTAGTCAATTGGAATCAGCTGTTTCTTGTAAAACAGCACGAATTATACCAAGTATTACAAATAGAGCTTTAGCAGGTACATCTTTAGTTACTTTAGGAACAACCTGCAATGCTGATGATTACGAAACATTAAACAGCCTTCTGAGACATATCTCAACACCAGTTATCATTGAGGAAAATATCACTCGAGTTGCTTCCGACATTGCTAGTTGTGGGCCTGCATTTTTCAGTTACTTAGTTCAAGGATTCATAGAAGCTGCAGTGAGGCAAACAGAAATTACGAAAGAAGAAGCGACACAATTGGCAAGTGAAATGATGATTGGCTTCGGAAAACTACTTGAAAAAGAGATTTTCACATTACCTACATTACAAGAAAGGGTTTCAGTTCCAGGTGGTGTAACAGGAGAAGGTATAAAAGTATTACGCGAAGAACTAGGAGACATGTTTGATCTGTTATTCCAGCAAACTCATGCAAAATACGATGAAGATTTAGAAAAAGTCAAAGATCAGTTTAATAGTTAAACAACAGAAGTAACTTAATAAGACTATTATAAAAAAAATTTCCAAACATGAAAAGAGGCTTTCTCCAAAATTTTAGGAGATTGCCTCTTTTTTATAAGAAAAGTCAATATTTGATCTGTATTATATTTTTTTCGTCACAAAGAACCAACGCTCAGCATTTTCTTCTAATGTTTCTAAGGAAAAATCTCCAGTAATAGAAATGACCTCAAAACCGGAATTTTTCAATGCTTTTTCATACGTCTCTATCGTGTAGGTTCGTTGCTTATGAAACTCATCGTACCTCTCATACATTCCCTCCTCATTTTCAACAAAAAAGGATAGGTCATGGTCAACACTGTACTCTTCTTCGCCTGCAAAGCATTCCCAAATATAAGAGATTTCTTGGCCGTTATGGGCAAATGTATGACCTGTAAAAATTGCCTCAACTTTATGGATTGAATGTACATCAAAAATAAATAGTCCATTTTTCTTTAGATGATGAGAAATTCTTTGGAAAGTTACATTTATTTCCTGTTCATTATTTAAATAGTTGATGCAATCACAAAGAGATATTACTACATCAAATTCACCTAAACCCTCTAATTCCCTCATATCCTGTTGAAAAAATTGAACTTCCGCTTTTGCTGCATCACTTTTTTCTTTTGCTACAAAAAGCATTTCTTCCGATAAGTCTACTGCTGTTACTTGAAGACCATGCTTGCTTAAAGGAATTGCAATATTTCCTGTTCCACAACCTACGTCTAAAATTTGACGATGATAATTACCAGTATTTTTCATTATGTCTAAAACGAAAGACACCCACTGTTCATAAGGGGCGTCTGTCATTAATTCATCATACAAATAGGCAAATTTTCCGTAATTCATAAAAATTACTCCTTTTTATACGTCCAGCCATCTTTTTGATAAACCTTTCCTTCTTTTAAAAGCTTACCAATCGCTCGTTTAAAAGCACCTTTGCTCATATTGAACTTTTGTTTAATGATGATCGGATCCGAACTATCTGTGTAAGGCATACCACCTTCACGCTTTTCTAAAAATTCATAAATTTTATCCGCATCATCATGTCTACGCTCGTGAGCTTTTGGTTGCATTGAAATGTTAATTTTCCCATCATCACGGACAAAGGTTACTCTACCTGTGATTACTTTACCAAGATGTAAATCCTCGTTTGCTTCGTTAAAATGAAGAAAAGCGATATAGCCTTCTTTCGTCATCACGAAAACACCTTTTTCGGCAAATGAATAAATTGTTCCTGTTATTTCTTCATTTAAAATCGTTTTAGGGGCTAGTGCTGCCGTTTCCTCTATTGGAGTCCCTCTAAGCAATCTACCCATCAACCGACCTTTTTTATCATAGATTAATGAAACCGGTACTTTGTCACCGACTTTTGGCCATAAAGCTCGATCAGGCCCTAGATCATCCATTGATAAGAATAAATCACGGTCAATTCCGTTGTATAGGAAAACACCATCTCTTTCGTTAATAGAAACGACCTCTAGCCAATCAAAATTCCCTAATGAAACAATTGGCTTTTCCATTGTAGCTGCTAAGCGCCCTTGGTGATCATGAAACAAAAATACTTCAACAGTGTCACCAACTTTAATAGGATCTGTTACTTGTCTTTTATGAAGTAACACATCTTCACTTTCAACCTTTTCCGAGGTCAAAAAGAAGCCAAAATCAGCTTTCCGTTCAACCTTTAACTTAACAATCATTCCAGGCTTAAATTCCATTACTCAAGAACCCCTTCTACATCAAGTGTAGGCGCATCTCCCCAGAGTTTCTCTAGGTTGTAGTAAAGTCTCTCATCTTTATGGAAAACATGGACAACAACGTCATCAAGGTCAATTAATACCCAACGGGCTTGATCATACCCCTCTAACCTCTTTAATTCAATGTTATTTTCTTGGGCTGTTTTTTTAATCTCAGTTGCAATTGATTGAACTTGCTTTTCCGAATTACCATGGCAGATTAGAAAATAATCAGAGATTAATGAAATCCCCTTCATATCTAAGACCACGATATTTTCTGCTTTTTTATCATCTGATGCTTTTACGGCTATTTCTAAAATTTTATTTTCATGCATGTACTAAAACTCCTCCTTTAAAATTATGTGATTATAAGCGGCTAATGTATCGGGAAACACAGGTTGTTGTTTACTGACTAAAAAATAAATTGTGTTTGAAATTCCTTTAAGTAACGCTTCATCTAAATTAGTTTGCGCTAATAATCGAACTTCGTCAACACCAGAAAACGAACGGTTTGGTTCAATGTAATCGGAAATATAAATAATCTTCTCTAATAGTGTCATAAACGGTCTACCTGTCGTATGATAACGAATTGCATCTAAAACTTCTTCATCATCAATTCCCAGTTCTTTCCTAACTAAATATGCGCCAACTGGAGCATGTAGCAACTCTCGGCCGTATTTTAAAAGATTGTCACTCATATTTTGTTCACTTACAATCGATTTCATCTCAGCCACAGGACGATATTTTGCATAGTCATGAAAGATAGCCGCTAATTCTACCTTTTTTTGATTAGCTCCATATTTTTCTGCTAATGAAACTGCTGTTTCTAAAACTCCTAGTGTATGGTTATATCGCTTTTCTGGAAGTACATTTTTAATGAGTTCTAGCGCTTTAAGTTTTTCCATAAATATCCCTCTCCTTTATAAAATCAATGACAGGCTCGGGGAGAAGGTAACGAACTGATTGGTTATTACTTAGACGTTCCCTTATTTCACTAGATGATATTTCTAATTGCGGTGCCTCTACAAGCACTACTTTATCACTAAAAATTGGCTTTAAAAGGTGTCCTGGACGTCGAATGCCAATAAAAGTAATTAGTATCAGTAATTCATCAATATCCTTCCATTTAGGAAGATAGTTAACCATATCGCCACCAATAATAAAATAAAACTGATGATCTTCATACCTTTTCTTAAGTTCTTTTATTGTTTCGATTGTGTACGATGGCCCACTACGTTCAAACTCAATTAATGAAAGTTGAAAAAAAGGATTACTGCTAATCGCCTGACGAACCATTTCGATTCTGTCCTCATCCAGACAAAGATTACTTCCTGCCTTGTGTGGAGGGATTTTTGTCGGCATAAACCAAACTTCGTCTAAGCTACAAGTTTCTCTGGCTTGTTCAGCAATTAGTAAATGCCCAAAATGAGGAGGGTCAAATGTACCACCTAAAATACCTATTTTCATTAACTTCCTCCCCCTTTTCAAACCTTTTAATTGAATTCCGTACTATGGTAATTGAAGCGACTTGTTCTCTGTTGACTCTTTATAAAGAACAATCGTGCTACCAATGATTTGGACGATCTCTGATTTAGTTCCTTTAGCTAATTGAATAGCTACTTCATCTTTGTCCATCTCACAACTTTGTAAGATACCTACTTTGATTAATTCACGCGCCTCTAAAGCTTCTGAAATTTGCTTAACCATATTCTCATTAACGCATCCTTTACCAACCTGAAAAATTGGATTCAAATGATGAGCTTGTGACCGTAAAAATCTTTTTTGCTTTCCTGTTAACATGTAGATCCTCCTAATTGTTGCATAACTATTTTTGTCATTTTTTCAGTATCTGGTTGTTTACCTGTCCACTTTAAAAAGGCTAAAGCCCCTTGCTCAACAAACATCCCAACACCGTTGTGTGTAATAATACCTTTTTTATTACCAAGTTGTAACAACTTTGTCTCAATTGGATTATAGATCAAATCGCTTAAAACAGCTGTTTGCTTTATATGATCGATTGATATTGGAACTTCATCAACACGAGGGCTCATTCCAATCGATGTCGTATTAATGACAATATCATACCTTGCCAAGTTTAATTGGGCTTTTTTCAATGGAAGGACATTTATATTCGCTTCTCGATACTTTAAGTAATGATTTTTAATCTCATCTGCCTTCTCAATTGTCCGATTGGCAATTGTTAAAAGAGCGACACCATCATTAGCTAATGCGGTAACAATTCCTCTAGCTGCTCCGCCTGCTCCAATAACTAAGACATTAGAATCTTTGAGAGGCTTATTTAACTTTGTTAATAGTGAGGTTAAATAACCCCTTCCATCAGTATTATAACCAATGAGACGACCTTCAATATTAACAACTGTATTTACAGCCCCAATCATCAGAGCT
This window harbors:
- a CDS encoding ComE operon protein 2, encoding MSRISWDQYFMAQSHLLALRSTCTRLMVGATIVRDKRIIAGGYNGSISGGEHCSDDNCYVENNHCIRTIHAEINALLQCAKFGVPTAQAEIYVTHFPCLNCTKAIIQSGIKKVYYAKDYKNHPYAIELFENAGVHVEQVELEEMILDLKSAEKLAFTASLLTKLEQAGLSEEELKTLKEEANSLFLYTT
- a CDS encoding homocysteine synthase; its protein translation is MTERNWSLETIAVHGGQEADSNTLSRAVPIYQTTSYVFKDTDHAANLFSLAEPGNIYTRIMNPTQDVFEKRVAELEGGVAALATASGQSAITLAILNICESGDEIVASSSLYGGTYNLFAHTLRKLGIKAHFVDGTNPENYRAAINDKTKLLYGEIIGNPKGDVLDLEAVSSIAHENGIPLMVDATFSTPALCRPIEHGADIVIHSATKFIGGHGTSIGGVIVDGGKFDWGNGKFPGLSEPDPSYHGIVYSEALGNLAYIIKARVQLLRDIGPAIAPLNSFLLLQGLETLHLRLERHCENALKVANYLDENSLVEWVSYPGLESHPSYQLAEKYLPNGKGAILTFGIKGGTEEGKKFINALNLFSHVANVGDAKSLVIHPASTTHQQLTEAEQRSAGVTPELIRLSVGIENINDILNDLQQALEKSQE
- a CDS encoding helix-hairpin-helix domain-containing protein, which encodes MMKLKRNSLFLIAVCTVALIFSVSFIGNFDNSRDTNGHFQTLVIEKDTEEPVKQLEEKSEKLIVDIKGAVVKPGVYEMNQGERVVHAVEKASGFMEEANRDAINLALLLEDEMVIFVPKHGDEEIEKLATILTTSKDNGKININTAKAEELEKIPGIGPAKASAIISYRDEFGKFKSVDDLVNVSGIGKKTVEKMVDFIDVK
- a CDS encoding DUF2533 family protein produces the protein MSVHLQLKKQMTNFIAAEKKYKELDKRREEKIEEVIKEARANKDFSLNEVNALTEELNNLRRSFGFLPMRKTVTKEMVFDYINRD
- the comER gene encoding late competence protein ComER, coding for MKIGIIGTGSMGSILIESFIESTAVTPSQLIITNRTIEKAYAFKEKFPDLQVVESSKDVARAADILFICVKPLQFQSLLKELNSVLTKEQLLISITSPISISQLESAVSCKTARIIPSITNRALAGTSLVTLGTTCNADDYETLNSLLRHISTPVIIEENITRVASDIASCGPAFFSYLVQGFIEAAVRQTEITKEEATQLASEMMIGFGKLLEKEIFTLPTLQERVSVPGGVTGEGIKVLREELGDMFDLLFQQTHAKYDEDLEKVKDQFNS
- a CDS encoding class I SAM-dependent DNA methyltransferase yields the protein MNYGKFAYLYDELMTDAPYEQWVSFVLDIMKNTGNYHRQILDVGCGTGNIAIPLSKHGLQVTAVDLSEEMLFVAKEKSDAAKAEVQFFQQDMRELEGLGEFDVVISLCDCINYLNNEQEINVTFQRISHHLKKNGLFIFDVHSIHKVEAIFTGHTFAHNGQEISYIWECFAGEEEYSVDHDLSFFVENEEGMYERYDEFHKQRTYTIETYEKALKNSGFEVISITGDFSLETLEENAERWFFVTKKI
- a CDS encoding S1 RNA-binding domain-containing protein, producing the protein MEFKPGMIVKLKVERKADFGFFLTSEKVESEDVLLHKRQVTDPIKVGDTVEVFLFHDHQGRLAATMEKPIVSLGNFDWLEVVSINERDGVFLYNGIDRDLFLSMDDLGPDRALWPKVGDKVPVSLIYDKKGRLMGRLLRGTPIEETAALAPKTILNEEITGTIYSFAEKGVFVMTKEGYIAFLHFNEANEDLHLGKVITGRVTFVRDDGKINISMQPKAHERRHDDADKIYEFLEKREGGMPYTDSSDPIIIKQKFNMSKGAFKRAIGKLLKEGKVYQKDGWTYKKE
- the rsfS gene encoding ribosome silencing factor — encoded protein: MHENKILEIAVKASDDKKAENIVVLDMKGISLISDYFLICHGNSEKQVQSIATEIKKTAQENNIELKRLEGYDQARWVLIDLDDVVVHVFHKDERLYYNLEKLWGDAPTLDVEGVLE
- the yqeK gene encoding bis(5'-nucleosyl)-tetraphosphatase (symmetrical) YqeK; the encoded protein is MEKLKALELIKNVLPEKRYNHTLGVLETAVSLAEKYGANQKKVELAAIFHDYAKYRPVAEMKSIVSEQNMSDNLLKYGRELLHAPVGAYLVRKELGIDDEEVLDAIRYHTTGRPFMTLLEKIIYISDYIEPNRSFSGVDEVRLLAQTNLDEALLKGISNTIYFLVSKQQPVFPDTLAAYNHIILKEEF
- a CDS encoding nicotinate-nucleotide adenylyltransferase is translated as MKIGILGGTFDPPHFGHLLIAEQARETCSLDEVWFMPTKIPPHKAGSNLCLDEDRIEMVRQAISSNPFFQLSLIEFERSGPSYTIETIKELKKRYEDHQFYFIIGGDMVNYLPKWKDIDELLILITFIGIRRPGHLLKPIFSDKVVLVEAPQLEISSSEIRERLSNNQSVRYLLPEPVIDFIKERDIYGKT
- the yhbY gene encoding ribosome assembly RNA-binding protein YhbY; its protein translation is MLTGKQKRFLRSQAHHLNPIFQVGKGCVNENMVKQISEALEARELIKVGILQSCEMDKDEVAIQLAKGTKSEIVQIIGSTIVLYKESTENKSLQLP
- the aroE gene encoding shikimate dehydrogenase, producing MNKLYGLLGHPVGHSMSPLMHNDAFKQLGINGYYHAFDVPEDKLKEAVDALRLFNISGLNVTIPHKVTIMEFLDEIDEEALMIGAVNTVVNIEGRLIGYNTDGRGYLTSLLTKLNKPLKDSNVLVIGAGGAARGIVTALANDGVALLTIANRTIEKADEIKNHYLKYREANINVLPLKKAQLNLARYDIVINTTSIGMSPRVDEVPISIDHIKQTAVLSDLIYNPIETKLLQLGNKKGIITHNGVGMFVEQGALAFLKWTGKQPDTEKMTKIVMQQLGGSTC